Proteins from a genomic interval of Bacteroidia bacterium:
- the rsmH gene encoding 16S rRNA (cytosine(1402)-N(4))-methyltransferase RsmH: MQYHNPVLLHECIDGLNIRPAGTYVDVTYGGGGHSKEILKKLSTGKLFAFDQDEDALKNKISDDRLTLTTQNFKYMTNYLKFYKAFPVDGILADLGISSHQIDVPEKGFSTRFDAPLDMRMDKNTKLVASDVVNLSTEEELKNIFSEYGEIKNASRLAWKICQARKINFLNTVNELKEAMASCMPRGKEHQYQAQVFQALRIKVNDELGALKEFLLQTTAALKPGGRLVVISYHSLEDRLVKNFIRSGKLEGEIEKDFYGNPLVAFKMISRKPITPSEEELKINNRARSAKLRIAEKI, encoded by the coding sequence ATGCAATACCATAATCCCGTTCTTTTACATGAGTGCATTGATGGCTTGAATATTCGTCCGGCGGGTACATACGTTGATGTTACGTACGGCGGCGGTGGTCATTCGAAAGAAATTTTGAAAAAACTAAGTACTGGAAAATTGTTCGCTTTTGATCAAGACGAAGATGCGCTGAAAAATAAAATCTCAGACGATCGCTTGACGCTGACAACGCAAAATTTTAAGTACATGACTAATTACTTAAAGTTTTACAAAGCCTTTCCGGTAGATGGAATATTAGCTGATTTGGGTATTTCATCGCATCAAATTGATGTTCCAGAAAAAGGTTTTTCTACTCGTTTTGATGCGCCGCTCGATATGCGAATGGACAAAAATACCAAGCTTGTCGCCAGTGATGTTGTCAATCTTTCGACGGAAGAAGAATTGAAAAATATTTTTTCGGAATACGGAGAAATTAAAAATGCATCGCGTCTCGCATGGAAAATTTGTCAGGCTCGAAAAATTAATTTTTTGAACACCGTAAATGAGTTGAAAGAAGCAATGGCTTCCTGTATGCCGAGAGGAAAAGAACATCAATATCAAGCACAAGTTTTTCAAGCATTGCGAATAAAAGTAAACGATGAGTTGGGCGCCTTAAAAGAATTTTTGCTTCAAACAACGGCAGCATTAAAACCAGGAGGAAGATTGGTCGTGATTTCATATCACTCGTTAGAAGACAGATTGGTGAAAAATTTTATCCGTAGCGGAAAATTAGAAGGAGAAATAGAAAAAGATTTTTACGGGAATCCGCTCGTAGCCTTTAAAATGATAAGCAGAAAGCCAATTACACCTTCGGAAGAAGAATTGAAAATAAACAATAGAGCAAGAAGTGCAAAACTTAGAATAGCAGAAAAAATTTAG
- a CDS encoding division/cell wall cluster transcriptional repressor MraZ — protein MNSLFGVYECNADAKGRVMLPAAFKKQLAAVSENGFVIKRSIFSKSLELYPIAVWNEMVKEVNKLNKFVKKNAEFIRLFNYGVMSVDLDSTSRLLISKDLMQFASISKNVVMAAAGDRIEIWDKKAYDKFIAEGSSNFEKLAEEVMGGINPSDTEK, from the coding sequence ATGAACAGCCTGTTTGGAGTATATGAATGCAATGCCGACGCAAAAGGTCGAGTGATGCTTCCTGCTGCATTTAAAAAACAGTTGGCGGCAGTGAGCGAAAATGGTTTTGTAATCAAGCGTAGCATTTTTAGTAAATCGTTGGAACTCTATCCTATCGCGGTTTGGAATGAGATGGTGAAAGAAGTAAACAAGCTGAATAAGTTTGTGAAAAAGAACGCAGAGTTTATTCGTTTGTTCAATTACGGAGTAATGTCGGTGGATTTGGATTCCACGTCGAGGCTTTTGATATCAAAGGATTTGATGCAGTTTGCGAGCATCAGTAAAAATGTAGTAATGGCAGCGGCAGGCGATCGGATTGAAATTTGGGACAAAAAAGCATACGACAAATTTATTGCAGAAGGCAGCAGCAATTTTGAAAAATTAGCGGAAGAAGTGATGGGCGGAATTAATCCTTCTGATACGGAAAAATAA
- a CDS encoding 1-acyl-sn-glycerol-3-phosphate acyltransferase: MEEAINSQHKNHANKFIDVENVIRKKNEKLLKFLPKAILNYIKKIVHENEINDFIEKNGDKKSFDFASAILKEFGVTVNMQGLENIPEKGACIIASNHPLGGVDAIAMIQTLSEKRRDLKFLVNDILLHIENMKSFFVPVNKHGRNSATAMSAMQQAYASEELTCIFPAGLVSRKQQGKIKDLEWKKSFITMAKKYERNIVPVYIEGQNTSFFYNLALWRKRLGIKANIEMFYLADEMYKQRNKTITLIFGKPIAYTVFDNSRSDMQWAQEMKEFVYLLKDDKNALFKK, translated from the coding sequence ATGGAAGAGGCAATAAATTCGCAACATAAAAATCACGCCAATAAATTTATTGATGTGGAAAATGTGATTCGAAAAAAAAATGAGAAGCTCTTAAAATTTTTGCCAAAAGCCATTTTAAACTACATCAAAAAAATTGTCCATGAAAATGAAATCAATGATTTCATCGAAAAAAATGGCGATAAAAAAAGTTTTGATTTTGCTTCAGCGATTTTAAAGGAGTTTGGCGTTACGGTAAATATGCAGGGTTTGGAAAATATTCCAGAAAAAGGGGCGTGTATTATTGCTTCCAATCACCCTTTGGGCGGCGTAGATGCCATTGCAATGATACAAACGCTAAGCGAAAAACGCAGGGATTTAAAATTTTTAGTAAATGATATTTTGCTTCACATCGAAAACATGAAATCTTTTTTTGTGCCGGTAAATAAGCACGGTCGAAATTCCGCTACGGCAATGAGCGCAATGCAACAAGCATACGCTTCTGAAGAACTTACGTGTATTTTTCCAGCTGGACTTGTATCGCGCAAGCAGCAAGGAAAAATCAAAGATTTGGAATGGAAAAAAAGTTTTATTACGATGGCAAAAAAATACGAACGTAACATTGTTCCTGTTTACATTGAAGGACAGAATACTTCGTTTTTTTACAACCTCGCATTGTGGCGAAAACGCTTGGGGATTAAAGCAAACATTGAAATGTTTTATTTGGCGGATGAAATGTATAAGCAGCGAAATAAAACAATTACGCTTATCTTTGGAAAACCGATTGCATATACCGTTTTTGATAATTCGCGCAGTGATATGCAATGGGCGCAAGAAATGAAAGAGTTCGTGTATCTGTTGAAAGACGACAAAAATGCACTCTTCAAAAAATAA